The genomic region CGTCAGTTCAACTTCTTGTACTATTACCGTAGAAGATATCTCAGTAAGCTGGCATCCGCTGCAAATAGCATATCCACTAGCCTGATCTGCATACAAAAGTTTGCTTTGTTCATAGCTAATTATTTTGATTAGAAACATTTACTGAGACAGCGATGGTAATAAATTGTTTTGGCACATGAAGTAGCAAGAGAAAGTAAACACTAGGTTTGTGCAGACCAACATTGATGAAATCACTGCTGGAGTTGACATGATGTTCATCGAGCCGTTGCTTAACCTGATTCACCCTGACTTTATATGAAAACACCAAACACCCACTCGAAGTATGGTATTTTGGCATTCAGATTAAAGATTTTGTTGCCTTTCGTATTATAATACCATATTTGTGTTTCTTTTCAAGAACAAGATTTGGGTATGCTGTGAGTTTTGGTGATGGAGTTGTGCTGCCTTCATTTTGGCTTTCAGTGCGAAATTCAGTACAAAGTTCAGGTTAGTGTTCTGCTGTGAAGTGGCAAAATTCTATGCAAGTAAGATTGCACTGTAGCTTTCTCAGTTTTGCTGCGAAGTAACGGGGTTGAGAACAAAAGTAAGTCCTGGAAGGATTAATTTCTGAAATTTGTCTACATTGGCTCACCCAGCCACTCTGTTCCTGGTCCGTCACTACTTCATATTACCTTGTTTTCTTTGGATCATTATTTCTGTACTCGACAATGTGCATGAATCTAGGGAACTTTGCACCGCCGTGCGTCTAcccatgaccccccccccccccccccccccccccacacacacacacacaaaccgaATAACAAACATGCTGCTGATTCGAACGATGCAATAATAGTGGTATTTGGTGCCACATCATCCACCCAAGGTGTGTAGATTACTGTAGGCTATAGGTTTCTCCGTTTTTAGCTGTACTTCCGGACTGAAAATATATTTCTTCTGTTGAAAGGCAGTGTGAAGGATATGATATGCTCAGCAGGGTAAACGATCAAGTATATATTTTCATGGAGCTACTCAACCAGGACAAGAGAGAAAAACCTCAAATGGAACCATTGAAATCAACGACAAGGCGTAAACACAACAAGCAAATCACCAATAGAATGGGCCCCTTTTATTTATCTGCACCTGTGTATCATCTACCAATGCAATGTATCCCACCAGAGCCTTTCTTCTTCATTTACATCTACAATGCCGTGTGATCCTTAATCTGCAACCGTGTAGCCCatgcaatgtactccctccgtcccaaaattcttgtcttagatttgtctagatacgaattactaatactaaaacatgacttgatacatccgtatctagacaaatttaagacaagaattttgggacggagggagtacctaccaTGACCCAACGCACTTCCCATTATACTTTTTCATTCACCCTGCCACTGTCAACTACACTGCTTTTACTTGATTTTCAAGACAAAAACAGCAACAACTGGATAAGCTAAACCCGCAAGGGCACGCCGTGCCTCTGCGCTGCTAGTAGTAGTTCGGGACAAACAAGTAGGAGATGAGCGGCGGGCCACGACACAGAAGGTGACCTTGAACAGGGTTTAGAGGGCCATAATCCTAGTAGTAAAATACACAAAAGACAGGCAAAAGAAGGGACATACCAAAACATAACAGTGAAACATGATAATCCACTACTCCCCTCAATTGATACCCAGCACTATTTTCAGTTCATACAGCTTCCGTGCAACATTATGCCATATGAATTACCATATGCAGAGTCAGCTTCCAAACAAAAGAAGCCAACACGCTTCCCATTATACTTCTCCATTCATCTGCCACTGTCTACTACACTGCTTTTACTTGATTTTCTCCAGacaaaaaaaaaaacagcaacaacaacgGGATAAGCTAACCAACTGCAAGCACGACCAAACAGATGACGACTTCAGTAAAATCCCAAGCCCCCAGCCACAGCCAGGCAGACTCCTAGCACACGCCAAGAAAATAAGAAAGCAGCTAACCAAGCAAACAAATCTGGTATCACAATAAACACTTCCTACATAGCTCAAAATTTTGATAAATTCCGCACCCACCCAGATGGAAATTTTGCGTCACCGGCATGTCTAGAACAGGGTCTCCAGACAATGAAGAAAGGAACTCGAGAACAGGTTCTAGAGGTCCGTAATACTCACCCAACTTTCCACAGGTTATGATCATAACAGAAGACAACCGCGAGCAACAGAAAACAGAAGGTGGGTACTACAACCGACATAACACATATAGTTCATACAGAGTTTTAATAATACAGCTTGTATAATAGACAAGCCGGGTAGAGTAGGCGGTGAGACAATGAAGAAAGGAACTCCAGAACAGGGTCTAGAGGGCCATAATAATCCTAAAATAAATAAAAGACAGGCAAAGGAAGGGTCAGACCAGCAGACATGATAATCCACTACCCCCTCCACTGATACCCGGCACCAATCGCAGGTCATACAGCTTCCATCCATGCAACCTCATGAAGAAACAATCATCATGGCGTCGTCTTCTTTAGGATCCTCAACATCTTTAGCATGCTTCTTGCTAGGGCATTTCATCAACGGCACCCCTGATCATTTAGGCATTTGCTGTGTACCTGGCATGTCAAATTCCACATGTCTTCAGTAATAGTTTGGGAAAGAAGAAATGGTCCACAAACAACCAGCGCTAACACAAGCATTAATTATTCTATAAAACTCTCCATGCGGAAAGACTACTGAAAAAGCCCAAACTTGATAAGCATGTGCAACGCTCGCCctataaatgaattactacatgtcACAAGATTAAGTGTGAATGGCTGTGGTGAGAAATTCACAGTTAGCAACCCCCTCCCCCTAAAAGAATTTGCTGGCATTTGACTTGATGGATAGTATTATGACCTATGGTATCTAATTTCGGTGGGTTTATCCACCCTAAACCCCACACTGtcaatgtgtgtgaaatgatgcTGCCGTCACCCACTCCACCAAGAAAAGAAGAACATGCATGAATCTGGTAGTTTAGCATGTATCGTTGGAAGTAACAGACAGCAAGGCAGGGGTTACAGTGAGTTACCTGGCGCGGGTTGGAGATATGCAGAGATCCTACTTGCGTCGTAGCCCTCGGCTACACAATAAGTCCTCTCAGCAGGGAACTCCACCACCTGCTCAGCAGTCTCGTTCTTCATGTCAACAGCAAGCACCCACGCTGTGTGTTGGCTTGGGCTGAAGTCAATCTTGGCGAGGAAGTAAACAATGGCATCATTCTGCAGGCTGAGTGTGGGGAGGCCAACGAAAAGAGACGACAAGGTTGGGAAGGTAGCGACGCTACCAGCCGCATCAACCTTTATATGGGTGGAATCGAGCTGGCATTCCATGTGCCATTCCTTGGGCCAGGACCGACGGCCCTTCTTGATGCTCCATGCTGTGGCTATCCAACGACTTGTGTCGGGGTGATGCAGGATCGCGACATACTTGATGGTGTTGCCAAAGACCGCAATGTCGCGAAGAGACCTTGGATTGATACCCCCATCGCAGGGTTCGGTCGGCAGCTTCAGGTAGCGAAGCTTGGGGCGTTCGGCGAGAACGTCACAGAAGACGATGTTGTACCAGAGATCCACCCAAGCCACGGTGCCATTGCTTCCTCCGATGGtgagtgtcttgcttgggaggtgGTGGTCTGGATATGATGAACCCATCACCACCGGCTTGTTGCTCCAGGTCTTGATAGCAGAGTCATAGATGCAGATGTGAGGAGATTCTTTACCCCAGAAAATGTAGGATTGTGCGGCAACGACGAagtcggcctcggcctcggcctctccatgtacatgggGGCGTAGGCTGACGTGTTTGCTGGTGTTTTTGGAGCTTTTGTTGGGCTTGCGCATGATGGTGAGCGAGGGCTCGCTGAGTCGGTGTTGGAAGCCGGGTTGCGGGAGTTGGTGAAGTTTGCGGGCGAGGGCGTCGTAGACGAAGTATTGGCAATTTTGGGGACGCACGCGATCGGGCGGATAGACGGGGTCGACGGTGGCGACGCATAGGAGGGCGAGGCCGCCGTCGGTCTCGGTGGCCAGGATGGAGGGCGCGACGAGGAACTCGGTGTGGTCCATGTGGGTGGCGTGGACGCAGAAGTAGGAAACgagcggcggggcgacggcgcagAAGGTGACCTGGAGTCGGCCCCTGAGATTGGGGGCCCCGGCCTCCATATCGATGACGGCGGTGGTGGCGTTCTTGCGGTCGGCGAAGTAGGCGCGTGGATCGATGAGGACGAAGGgcggccgctcgccgccgccgtcgtcgtcggggTAGCCGTAGGCGGGAGGAGCCGGTGGCCACTGCATGTCCtcctcttcgccgccgccgtcgggATAGCCGTAATCGGCCATCGGATCCCAAATCGATTGCCTTGTTCAAGCTGGATGGATCACAAATCGTTGCTTCGTCTCGGCGGGTGTGTGCGTGGATGGATTTATTGGGTGGATTGACAGCCGCCACTTTGGGCTGCAACTTGGGCCACGCCCCAGCCCAAAGTGGTAAAAAGAAAAACATAGGGGATATGGTTCGCCCTGGGCTGCGGCCTAAGGTCGGAGGCCCAAGTTGCAGCCCAAAGTGGCGGCTGTCAGGAGGAGGAGGCCCGAATAAAACCCTAGCCCCCAGTAGCAGGAGGCCCGAATAAAACCCTACCCTGTTGTGCATAGTTGAAACACAAATAGATGGTAATAGGGTAGAAGCTTTAGCTGGTACGTTGGGTTATGATAATGCATATGCTGTTAGTAGTCAGGGCCGAAGTGGTGGCATTGGTCTGTTTTGGAATAATTCAataaatgttgagatttttggttaCTCTGATTATCACTTGGATGTTTTGGTCGAGGAACAGAACCAGGATAGGTGGAGGCTGACATGTGTATATGGGGAAGCACAAACAAATTTGAGGCACCAAACCTGGACAGTTTTGAAGAATATCAGTACTTTGAGCTCCTTGCCGTGGTTGTGCGTGGGTGATTTCAACGAAGTGTTACGTCCGGAAGAGCATGCGGGGGTTGGGCAGCGGAGTAATGCTCAAATACAAGCATTCCGAGATACTATAGATATTTGCATGTTGCAAGATTTGGGCTACTCGGGGCACTTTTGGACCTTTGAGAAAAAAGTTGTTGGAGGAAGCTACACAAGATGCAGGTTGGACAGAGCATTAGCTAATGCGGGATGGATGAACAAGTTTCCTATGGCCTCGGTTTCACATCTCACATGCGCCACGTCGGATCACGCACCGATTTTGGTGGAGTTCGGAGATACAGATCGGTTGCAAGCACAGAAATCTTTTAAATACGAGGTGATGTGGGAATCACATGAAGGTTTTAAGGATGTGGTTCTAGCAGATTGGGAAGCTAGCCCTCCATGTCTGTCGGTGGAGGATTTGAAACAAAAACTGCAAACCATCTCACAGGGCCTAGTTAAATGGAGCAGAGACACTTTCGGCAGCGTCCGGAAGGAAATAAAGAGGCTTAAGAAGGAGTTGGAAGATCTGCGGGCCGATCCAGCAAGGATAGCTCCCTCACATAATGAGTTGAAAATAAACCAAAATTTGATCGAGATGTATCATCATGAGGAAGTTATGTGGAGGCAAAGATCCAGGATAGAATGGCTCACTGCGGGCGATCGCAACACGAAGTTTTTTCATCTACGAGCCAGTATCCGAAGGAAGAAAAACATGATAAAAGCCCTCCAAA from Triticum aestivum cultivar Chinese Spring chromosome 4A, IWGSC CS RefSeq v2.1, whole genome shotgun sequence harbors:
- the LOC123082476 gene encoding uncharacterized protein yields the protein MADYGYPDGGGEEEDMQWPPAPPAYGYPDDDGGGERPPFVLIDPRAYFADRKNATTAVIDMEAGAPNLRGRLQVTFCAVAPPLVSYFCVHATHMDHTEFLVAPSILATETDGGLALLCVATVDPVYPPDRVRPQNCQYFVYDALARKLHQLPQPGFQHRLSEPSLTIMRKPNKSSKNTSKHVSLRPHVHGEAEAEADFVVAAQSYIFWGKESPHICIYDSAIKTWSNKPVVMGSSYPDHHLPSKTLTIGGSNGTVAWVDLWYNIVFCDVLAERPKLRYLKLPTEPCDGGINPRSLRDIAVFGNTIKYVAILHHPDTSRWIATAWSIKKGRRSWPKEWHMECQLDSTHIKVDAAGSVATFPTLSSLFVGLPTLSLQNDAIVYFLAKIDFSPSQHTAWVLAVDMKNETAEQVVEFPAERTYCVAEGYDASRISAYLQPAPGTQQMPK